The Paenibacillus sp. MBLB1832 genome has a window encoding:
- a CDS encoding response regulator transcription factor, with the protein MMPYRILIVDDHPLARKAIRSMLGAAPDFLIVGEASNGEDAIQLCGEVAPDVVLMDIHMSPMDGLQTTRLMKQAYSYIRIVMLTVSDDVADLFTALQFGAQGYLLKNMDPDEWLSYLRALLDDNSEIARGMADKLFSRFRSPASAQPEGPSPHMLTTREQEITAYVALGDNNRMIAEKLLISEHTVKNHMKNILVKLSLENRVQLTAFAIKHGLTRK; encoded by the coding sequence ATCATGCCTTACCGTATATTAATCGTCGATGATCACCCTCTCGCCCGCAAAGCGATTCGCAGTATGCTGGGAGCGGCCCCTGACTTCCTCATTGTTGGCGAGGCCAGTAACGGCGAGGATGCCATTCAACTGTGCGGCGAAGTTGCACCCGATGTTGTTTTAATGGACATCCACATGTCCCCGATGGACGGGCTCCAAACGACGCGGCTCATGAAGCAAGCCTATAGCTACATCCGCATCGTTATGCTGACGGTCTCGGATGATGTGGCAGACCTCTTCACTGCCTTGCAATTCGGGGCTCAGGGCTATCTGCTCAAAAACATGGATCCCGACGAATGGCTCAGTTATTTGCGCGCCTTGCTCGATGATAACTCCGAAATCGCGCGCGGCATGGCGGACAAGCTGTTCAGCAGGTTCCGGTCCCCCGCGAGTGCTCAGCCTGAAGGGCCCAGCCCTCACATGCTTACGACCCGTGAGCAAGAAATCACGGCTTATGTGGCCTTAGGCGACAATAATCGGATGATTGCCGAGAAGCTGCTTATTTCAGAGCATACCGTTAAAAATCATATGAAAAACATACTCGTGAAACTGTCACTTGAGAACCGTGTCCAGCTCACCGCTTTTGCGATCAAGCATGGATTGACGCGGAAGTGA
- the queF gene encoding preQ(1) synthase, translating into MSAGRSNEDLKDISLLGNQGTQYVFSYNPTVLEAFDNKHPNRDYFVKFNFPEFTSLCPVTGQPDFATLYISYIPEIKMVESKSLKLYLFSFRNHGDFHEDCVNIIMNDLIALMNPRYIEVWGKFTPRGGISIDPYCNWGQPGTKFEAMAEHRLMNHDLYPEKIDNR; encoded by the coding sequence ATGTCAGCAGGAAGAAGCAATGAGGATTTGAAAGACATTTCATTATTGGGCAATCAAGGGACGCAGTATGTGTTTAGCTATAACCCGACTGTGCTGGAAGCATTTGATAATAAGCATCCGAATCGCGATTATTTCGTTAAATTCAACTTCCCAGAGTTCACGAGCCTATGTCCAGTAACGGGACAGCCGGATTTCGCGACACTTTATATTTCGTATATTCCTGAGATCAAAATGGTGGAGAGCAAGTCGCTGAAATTGTACCTGTTCAGCTTCCGTAACCATGGTGATTTCCACGAGGACTGCGTGAACATCATTATGAATGACCTGATCGCGCTAATGAACCCGCGCTATATTGAGGTTTGGGGCAAATTCACGCCGCGCGGCGGGATTTCCATCGATCCGTATTGCAACTGGGGCCAGCCTGGTACGAAATTTGAAGCCATGGCTGAACACCGTCTGATGAATCATGACCTATACCCCGAGAAAATCGATAACCGTTAA
- a CDS encoding cadherin-like beta sandwich domain-containing protein: MKFQIVQRKLAVMLMFSIIFTLLLPAAGMAADVEVVVSALPPSADAAIQWKSGDTASPTMADTNYDKKNGSTDGVFSISSTSTQKKQMNFKFDVASASDPSYKYVLQVSAKLGTNQTTADLQAFGVSDNAWQESTLTWNNASPLQKDLLQMEQVGQFTITTLNGAKPIYHDIDVSDYVRRHLVDGVVTFVVADSLSSGKSVNIYGKENTSVSNPETQLLVKRIVQSDSTPPQWPADAALKSINLGTDFVQLAWPAATDDSSVSAYKVYQNDVYTASVTGTTTFTAQGLTPNTKVSYAVYAVDVAGNQATQPLTYSTTTLSAPVTPIPVVEVNASSSDGNVESNTLDNNLFSRWSASGDGQFIMFDLGQTQRIGYVGIAFYKGDLRSTRLDIETSNDAITWTNVWSGNSRATTFNMQAFDIPDTDARFVRIVGHGNSDGSTFTSLTDVMIYAPYVTGDTPVAIVPNMTPAPPAGTVPFTKPGLTNPDGTDHALHTPNPVTGATIDVTSYGVDLADNANDDRVAIQNAINAASPGDEVYLPNGMYNLITSPDGFVNLKLKSGVNLRGESEAGTILKSSIDDIKNSSVVKASSQHDIVVSNLTITSTWNRSFSLEHATNNPAAGGPDSSIAIANYGELPSYNVTIDHVTVERFRRMAIRIENSHDVVVRRSTFRNATDLGGGGAGYGTSIQGMPKVDRLGFANDTYWNVVEDSTFEGPYLRHGSLIQNVAHNNVLRNNHYINIKLDAVDLHGELEYLNDVYGNTIENILTGGGVGLGNTGGTAPTNHSKSGPNNYIHDNVISNSREGIVVTMGTPDTLIENNLIENTTSVDNAVGINIKNGPGTRIVNNTIRNNTASNYWGIVLEHDNGDLNANNVGAGDPQNVQISGNKLIGNTNGIQLQAGTNITLIKNILNNMGTNYDKAAGVSATEEWPSSDNTLSGLAISSGTLSPIFDSAITEYTASVPKTTSVMIITPTTANSQAAVTVNGVPLVSGSDSNGIGLQVGENVIEIIVTAEDMSTRTYRLTVTRLLSDNANLSALLVSEESSNLTLNPEITAHTVQVSNGVPKIKVMLTTMDSNATMTVNGESVVSGSASKTIKLRLGENVIEIVVTAEDSSTKTYQLTVIRGDNRGTKDK; the protein is encoded by the coding sequence ATGAAATTTCAAATCGTTCAAAGAAAGCTAGCGGTTATGCTGATGTTTTCAATAATATTCACCTTGCTTCTTCCTGCAGCGGGGATGGCGGCTGATGTTGAGGTTGTCGTGAGTGCCCTTCCTCCATCTGCAGATGCTGCGATTCAGTGGAAGAGCGGGGATACCGCGTCACCAACAATGGCGGATACGAACTATGATAAAAAAAATGGATCGACCGATGGCGTATTCAGTATCTCTTCAACGAGTACGCAAAAGAAACAAATGAATTTCAAATTTGATGTCGCAAGTGCTTCCGATCCCAGCTATAAATATGTGCTGCAGGTATCGGCAAAATTAGGGACCAATCAAACCACGGCAGATTTACAAGCGTTCGGTGTAAGCGATAATGCCTGGCAGGAAAGCACGCTGACATGGAACAACGCCAGCCCCCTTCAGAAAGATCTTCTGCAGATGGAGCAAGTAGGCCAATTTACGATAACGACATTAAATGGGGCTAAACCGATTTACCATGATATCGATGTTTCCGATTATGTGAGACGACATTTGGTGGATGGGGTTGTGACCTTTGTGGTTGCAGATTCACTGTCTTCAGGGAAATCCGTCAACATTTATGGAAAGGAAAATACATCTGTTTCTAATCCGGAAACACAGCTTCTTGTGAAGCGCATCGTACAAAGCGATTCGACACCGCCACAATGGCCTGCGGATGCTGCCTTAAAATCAATCAATCTTGGCACAGACTTTGTCCAACTTGCTTGGCCAGCGGCAACGGATGATAGCTCTGTTTCAGCTTATAAAGTCTATCAAAATGACGTTTATACAGCGAGTGTGACAGGTACTACTACGTTTACAGCTCAAGGCTTAACGCCGAATACGAAAGTTTCTTATGCTGTCTATGCAGTAGATGTCGCTGGAAACCAGGCTACACAGCCATTGACATATAGCACAACAACATTATCAGCACCTGTTACGCCGATTCCAGTCGTAGAAGTAAATGCCAGCAGCAGTGACGGAAACGTAGAGAGCAACACGTTAGATAACAACTTATTCAGTCGCTGGTCCGCTTCGGGTGACGGTCAATTCATCATGTTTGATTTAGGACAAACACAGCGAATTGGCTATGTCGGTATCGCCTTCTATAAAGGTGATCTACGTTCTACGCGGCTAGATATTGAGACCTCCAATGATGCGATTACATGGACGAATGTTTGGAGCGGAAACAGTCGTGCGACAACATTCAATATGCAAGCATTTGATATTCCAGATACCGATGCCCGTTTCGTTCGTATTGTAGGGCATGGAAATTCGGATGGCAGTACGTTCACCAGTTTAACGGACGTTATGATCTATGCTCCTTATGTAACGGGTGATACGCCGGTTGCCATTGTTCCGAATATGACACCAGCCCCGCCTGCTGGAACCGTTCCTTTCACCAAGCCTGGATTAACTAATCCAGATGGTACTGATCATGCTCTTCACACGCCGAATCCCGTAACTGGAGCAACGATCGATGTAACCAGCTATGGTGTAGATCTTGCAGATAATGCGAACGATGACCGTGTTGCCATTCAAAATGCCATCAATGCAGCTTCACCAGGCGACGAAGTGTACCTTCCAAATGGTATGTATAATTTAATTACTTCACCAGATGGCTTTGTCAATTTGAAGCTGAAGTCCGGCGTGAATTTACGTGGAGAAAGTGAAGCAGGCACCATTTTGAAGTCCAGTATTGATGATATTAAAAATAGCTCAGTTGTGAAAGCATCAAGTCAGCACGATATTGTAGTTTCTAACTTGACCATTACATCGACTTGGAACCGCTCCTTTTCACTCGAGCATGCAACGAATAATCCAGCTGCTGGAGGTCCTGATAGCAGTATCGCTATAGCTAACTACGGTGAGCTTCCTTCGTATAACGTAACGATTGATCATGTAACGGTAGAACGTTTCAGACGTATGGCCATTCGCATTGAAAATAGCCATGATGTTGTTGTACGCCGTAGTACATTCCGCAATGCAACAGATTTAGGCGGAGGCGGAGCTGGATACGGGACTTCTATTCAAGGAATGCCGAAGGTAGATCGACTTGGTTTTGCTAATGATACGTATTGGAATGTTGTGGAAGATTCTACCTTTGAAGGACCCTATTTGCGTCATGGATCACTCATTCAAAATGTTGCTCATAACAACGTCCTTCGGAATAATCATTATATCAATATCAAATTAGACGCCGTCGATCTTCATGGTGAGTTGGAATACCTGAACGACGTGTATGGCAATACCATCGAGAATATTTTGACTGGCGGTGGCGTAGGACTTGGGAATACGGGTGGAACGGCACCAACGAATCATAGTAAATCGGGGCCAAACAACTACATCCATGATAATGTAATCAGTAATTCGCGCGAAGGTATTGTGGTCACCATGGGTACGCCAGATACGCTTATTGAGAACAATCTGATTGAAAATACAACATCTGTGGATAATGCCGTAGGTATTAATATTAAGAATGGTCCAGGTACTCGTATCGTCAATAACACAATTCGTAATAATACCGCGAGCAACTACTGGGGAATTGTGCTAGAACATGACAATGGGGACCTAAATGCGAATAATGTCGGAGCGGGAGACCCTCAAAACGTTCAAATTAGTGGAAACAAATTGATAGGAAATACAAATGGTATACAACTACAGGCAGGTACAAACATTACTCTTATTAAGAATATTTTAAATAACATGGGAACTAATTATGATAAGGCTGCAGGTGTAAGTGCAACGGAAGAGTGGCCGTCATCGGACAACACGTTAAGTGGATTGGCGATCAGTTCAGGTACATTAAGTCCAATTTTTGATTCAGCGATAACCGAGTACACAGCTTCTGTTCCGAAAACAACGAGTGTAATGATCATTACGCCAACAACAGCAAATAGCCAAGCTGCGGTGACTGTAAACGGGGTGCCTCTTGTCAGCGGATCGGATTCCAATGGGATTGGGCTGCAAGTCGGTGAAAATGTCATTGAAATTATCGTTACCGCAGAAGATATGTCGACAAGAACATACCGATTAACGGTAACACGTTTATTGTCTGACAACGCAAATTTAAGTGCTCTTCTCGTTAGTGAAGAGTCATCAAATCTAACCTTAAACCCTGAAATAACAGCTCATACAGTTCAAGTGTCCAACGGAGTTCCGAAAATCAAAGTTATGCTAACAACCATGGATAGTAATGCTACTATGACTGTTAACGGAGAATCTGTCGTAAGTGGTTCAGCTTCAAAGACGATTAAACTTCGTTTGGGCGAAAATGTCATTGAGATCGTAGTTACTGCCGAAGATTCGTCTACGAAGACGTATCAATTAACGGTAATACGCGGCGATAATAGGGGGACTAAAGACAAGTAA
- a CDS encoding YcnI family copper-binding membrane protein gives MFKKFMMTASSMLIASMLLVGIASAHVVVYPKETTQGTYEVFTVRVPSEKDIATTKVEVKFPIDSVAISRFEPKAGWKYEIAKDSAGKITGVTWTATGDGLGSTEFGDFSMQGKVAAAATQIVWKAYQTYKDGSVVEWVGANGSDKPASVTTVKAAAGATTDSHGNVTAGAHAEAGKDSSSKTSLYLSIAGVVFGALALVVSLVRRRA, from the coding sequence ATGTTTAAAAAGTTTATGATGACTGCAAGCTCCATGTTGATCGCATCCATGCTCTTAGTCGGGATCGCAAGCGCTCACGTTGTTGTTTATCCGAAAGAAACGACACAAGGCACCTATGAAGTATTCACTGTTCGTGTACCGTCTGAGAAAGATATTGCTACGACGAAAGTTGAAGTGAAGTTTCCGATTGATTCGGTAGCCATTTCTCGTTTCGAACCAAAAGCAGGGTGGAAATATGAGATCGCGAAAGACTCTGCTGGGAAAATCACTGGCGTGACTTGGACGGCGACTGGTGACGGTCTGGGCAGCACCGAGTTTGGCGATTTCAGCATGCAAGGTAAAGTGGCTGCTGCCGCTACGCAAATCGTGTGGAAAGCGTACCAAACGTACAAAGATGGTTCAGTTGTAGAATGGGTTGGCGCGAACGGATCGGATAAGCCAGCCTCCGTTACGACGGTGAAAGCTGCTGCAGGCGCAACTACGGACAGCCACGGCAACGTAACCGCTGGGGCACACGCTGAGGCGGGCAAGGATTCATCATCGAAAACATCCCTCTACCTTTCCATTGCGGGAGTCGTGTTTGGCGCATTGGCGTTAGTTGTATCGTTGGTGCGTAGACGCGCGTAG
- the thyA gene encoding thymidylate synthase yields the protein MKSYLDLLKDILDHGVEKGDRTGTGTISVFGRQMRMNLQDGFPLLTTKKLHIKSIVHELLWFLSGSTNVQYLRDNGVTIWDEWADENGNLGRVYGAQWRTWQAPNGQIIDQIEKLIHQIKTNPDSRRHLVSAWNPAEVDNMALPPCHYAFQFYVANGRLSCMFQMRSVDTFLGLPFNLASYALLTHMIAQQCDLEVGDLIWTGGDVHIYLNHIEQVNKQLTREPQALPTLHIKRKPESIFDYHFEDFEFLNYQPLPGIKAPIAI from the coding sequence ATGAAATCCTATTTAGACTTGCTTAAAGATATCTTGGATCATGGCGTGGAGAAAGGGGATCGCACGGGAACGGGGACGATTTCTGTTTTTGGCAGACAGATGCGCATGAACCTGCAGGATGGCTTTCCTTTGTTAACAACGAAAAAGTTACATATCAAATCAATTGTGCACGAACTGCTTTGGTTCTTGAGCGGAAGCACGAATGTCCAATATTTGCGTGACAATGGCGTTACGATTTGGGACGAGTGGGCAGATGAAAATGGGAACTTGGGCCGTGTCTATGGTGCGCAATGGCGAACTTGGCAGGCGCCGAACGGTCAAATTATTGACCAGATCGAGAAGTTGATTCATCAAATCAAGACCAATCCCGATTCACGCAGACACCTCGTCAGTGCTTGGAATCCGGCTGAAGTGGACAACATGGCGCTTCCGCCGTGCCATTATGCCTTTCAATTTTATGTAGCCAATGGTCGCTTATCCTGCATGTTCCAAATGCGTTCCGTGGACACCTTCCTGGGTCTACCCTTTAATCTGGCTTCGTACGCGCTATTGACGCACATGATCGCACAACAGTGTGATCTTGAAGTTGGGGATCTGATCTGGACGGGCGGCGACGTTCATATTTATCTGAATCATATCGAGCAAGTGAACAAACAATTAACGAGAGAACCGCAAGCTCTACCCACCCTTCATATCAAAAGAAAACCAGAATCTATTTTCGATTATCACTTCGAGGATTTCGAATTTTTGAACTATCAACCGCTGCCAGGCATTAAAGCGCCGATCGCGATTTAG
- a CDS encoding molybdopterin-containing oxidoreductase family protein: MRTSMIEQQQGIFPAVCPLDCPDQCGLLLHKEQGKIVKIEGDPNHPVTQGAICNKVRNMTARLYDEKRLQYPLKRVGPKGEESRFERISWEEALDTITSRWKALIAEKGAEAILPYSFYGNMGRIGTEGMDRRFFHRMGASRLMYAICESAGTEGYKYTMGGSYGTDPEDTVHAKLIIMWGINAVSTNMHQVMLAEKARKNGAQIIVIDAHKNQTGRWADWFIPILPGTDAALALGLMHILFAENRTDRAFLEQYTVGHEELREHVKPYDPASVSAITGVPVEDIYRLARLYGQTSPSFIRIGNGIQHHDNGGMCVRTIACLPALTGQWLHQGGGAIKGNGGYLEHNIAALQRPDLRAKDARLINMNLLGSALLELDPPIHALYVYNSNPALVAPHANKVQEGLLREDLFTVVHDLFLTETAKYADIVLPATSSFENTDFYRSYWHHYVHLQQPVISPYGESKSNVDVFRLLAEKMGYDDEALRDTDEAMIQQALDHPGNPALSDISYVTLLENNGFMKANIHPLLSGKLRTPSGKIELFSADMASKGYPALPTYIPLVEESDLPFRFIPAPNHNFLNSTFAHNEKHVRMEKTPKLHMHEDDAAVLGLVNGDVARVWNERGECELVVVTGQDVRRGVVVSQGLWADTPGSKTRVNVLTPDRVADMGGGATFFSGRVGVEKLQRG; this comes from the coding sequence ATGCGTACATCGATGATCGAACAACAACAAGGAATTTTTCCAGCCGTCTGCCCGTTGGATTGTCCAGATCAATGCGGACTGCTGCTCCATAAGGAACAAGGTAAAATTGTGAAAATAGAAGGGGACCCTAATCACCCCGTGACTCAGGGGGCTATTTGCAATAAAGTGCGCAATATGACTGCGCGTCTATATGATGAGAAGCGACTACAGTACCCGTTGAAACGAGTCGGTCCGAAAGGAGAAGAAAGCCGATTTGAGCGGATTTCTTGGGAAGAAGCGCTCGATACGATCACATCGCGCTGGAAAGCGCTCATTGCCGAGAAGGGCGCGGAAGCCATACTCCCGTATAGCTTCTATGGCAACATGGGCCGGATCGGCACAGAAGGGATGGATCGCCGCTTCTTCCATCGCATGGGCGCCAGCCGCTTAATGTATGCGATCTGTGAATCTGCCGGCACCGAAGGCTACAAATACACGATGGGCGGCAGCTATGGGACCGATCCTGAGGATACGGTGCATGCGAAGCTCATCATCATGTGGGGCATCAATGCCGTCAGCACCAATATGCATCAGGTCATGCTGGCGGAGAAAGCCCGCAAAAACGGCGCACAGATCATCGTCATCGATGCGCATAAGAACCAGACAGGCCGCTGGGCGGACTGGTTTATTCCGATTTTGCCTGGGACGGATGCGGCGCTTGCATTAGGGTTGATGCACATTCTTTTCGCGGAAAATAGGACGGACAGGGCTTTCCTTGAGCAATATACGGTGGGACACGAAGAGCTCAGAGAGCATGTGAAGCCGTATGATCCTGCATCAGTTTCGGCAATAACAGGTGTGCCTGTGGAGGACATCTACCGGCTTGCTCGGTTATATGGTCAGACCTCGCCTTCCTTTATCCGAATCGGAAACGGCATTCAGCACCATGATAACGGCGGGATGTGCGTGCGCACGATCGCTTGCTTGCCAGCCTTAACAGGGCAGTGGCTGCATCAAGGCGGAGGCGCCATTAAAGGGAACGGCGGCTACTTGGAGCATAATATTGCGGCGCTGCAGCGGCCGGATTTGCGTGCCAAAGATGCGCGCCTCATTAACATGAATTTGCTTGGCAGCGCGCTCTTAGAACTGGACCCGCCGATTCACGCGCTCTATGTGTATAATTCGAACCCAGCGCTGGTCGCTCCGCATGCAAATAAGGTGCAGGAAGGTCTGCTGCGTGAAGACTTGTTTACGGTCGTCCACGATCTATTCCTAACGGAAACTGCCAAATATGCGGATATTGTGCTTCCAGCAACGTCCTCTTTTGAAAATACAGACTTCTATCGTTCCTATTGGCACCACTATGTACACCTTCAACAACCTGTCATCTCGCCCTATGGGGAAAGCAAGTCCAATGTGGATGTGTTCCGCTTGTTAGCTGAGAAAATGGGATATGACGATGAGGCGCTGCGCGACACGGACGAAGCGATGATTCAGCAAGCGCTGGATCATCCTGGCAACCCTGCTTTATCGGACATTTCGTATGTCACGCTTTTGGAAAACAACGGATTTATGAAGGCGAACATTCACCCTTTGCTGTCAGGGAAGCTGCGTACGCCAAGCGGCAAAATCGAATTGTTTTCAGCAGATATGGCGAGCAAAGGGTACCCTGCACTGCCGACTTATATCCCACTCGTCGAGGAAAGTGATTTACCATTCCGCTTCATACCAGCGCCGAATCACAACTTCTTGAATTCCACCTTCGCTCATAACGAGAAGCATGTCCGCATGGAAAAGACGCCTAAACTGCACATGCATGAAGACGATGCGGCAGTTTTAGGGCTAGTGAACGGCGATGTGGCTCGTGTGTGGAATGAGCGAGGGGAGTGTGAGCTTGTCGTGGTGACAGGGCAAGACGTTCGCAGAGGCGTCGTTGTCAGTCAAGGGCTATGGGCAGATACGCCAGGCAGCAAAACGCGTGTGAACGTGCTGACCCCAGACCGCGTCGCGGACATGGGCGGCGGGGCAACCTTTTTCTCAGGTCGAGTTGGCGTAGAGAAATTGCAGCGGGGTTGA
- a CDS encoding DNA alkylation repair protein encodes MTLDEVMARLEELGSEQTKKTLSKHGAREPFFGVKVGDMKKLVKVVKKDRELALALYATGNTDAMYLAGLSIDPKSMTKDELQAWAGQAYWYMLAEFAVAGVAAESPYALELAREWMQSRDEMLAACGWSTYANYMSITPDEQLDLAEIADLLEQIRSTIHQERNRVRYVMNGFVITVGAYCFPLHDTAVKVAAEIGKVHVDVGQTACKVPLATDYIEKIESMGRIGKKKATCIC; translated from the coding sequence ATGACCTTGGATGAAGTAATGGCGCGACTTGAAGAACTCGGCAGTGAGCAGACGAAGAAAACGTTAAGTAAGCACGGCGCACGTGAGCCCTTTTTTGGTGTCAAAGTAGGGGACATGAAGAAGCTGGTCAAAGTTGTGAAAAAAGACCGTGAACTCGCATTGGCTCTGTACGCAACAGGCAACACGGATGCCATGTACTTGGCGGGACTTTCCATTGATCCGAAATCCATGACGAAAGATGAGCTTCAAGCGTGGGCGGGGCAAGCCTATTGGTATATGTTAGCGGAATTTGCTGTTGCAGGCGTTGCAGCAGAAAGCCCGTATGCGCTGGAACTTGCAAGGGAATGGATGCAGTCACGGGATGAAATGCTGGCGGCCTGCGGGTGGAGCACATACGCGAATTATATGTCCATCACACCGGACGAGCAGTTGGATTTGGCGGAGATTGCGGATTTGCTTGAACAGATTCGCAGTACGATTCATCAAGAGCGAAACCGCGTGCGTTATGTGATGAATGGGTTCGTCATTACGGTCGGTGCTTATTGTTTCCCGCTGCACGATACAGCGGTGAAAGTAGCTGCGGAGATCGGCAAAGTGCATGTCGATGTGGGCCAAACCGCGTGTAAAGTGCCACTCGCAACAGACTATATTGAGAAAATCGAGAGCATGGGACGTATCGGCAAAAAGAAAGCAACGTGCATCTGTTAA
- a CDS encoding DJ-1/PfpI family protein, with product MSKKILILTGDGAEVLEVYYPYFRVLEAGYEAVIASPTKKVLRTVVHDFVEDWETYTEKPGHTLPSHIAFADVDPSQYDGLIVPGGRAPEYIRSNEDVPRLLRHFLEADKPIGSICHGVQVFAALKDASLFEGRTLTAYNACRLDVEALGATYAKDTLHVDGKLVSGHAWPDLPGFMREFLKLLG from the coding sequence TTGTCCAAAAAAATCTTAATTCTTACAGGTGATGGGGCTGAGGTTCTGGAAGTGTACTATCCTTACTTTCGTGTGCTAGAAGCTGGCTATGAAGCCGTCATCGCTTCACCGACGAAGAAAGTGCTTCGCACCGTTGTTCACGATTTTGTTGAAGACTGGGAAACGTACACGGAGAAGCCTGGACATACACTTCCTTCGCATATCGCTTTCGCTGATGTTGATCCTAGCCAGTATGACGGACTGATCGTTCCTGGCGGTCGTGCGCCTGAATATATCCGTTCGAATGAGGATGTACCGCGCTTGCTTCGCCATTTCCTTGAAGCTGATAAACCGATCGGATCGATTTGTCATGGAGTGCAAGTTTTTGCCGCGTTGAAAGATGCTTCCCTCTTCGAAGGCCGTACATTGACCGCGTACAACGCGTGCCGCTTAGATGTAGAAGCGTTGGGTGCTACCTATGCAAAAGACACGCTTCATGTTGATGGCAAGCTTGTCAGCGGCCATGCTTGGCCTGATTTGCCAGGGTTTATGCGCGAGTTTTTGAAATTGTTGGGGTAG
- a CDS encoding dihydrofolate reductase produces the protein MSISFIFAMDRNRAIGVNNQLPWHLPGDLKFFKAVTMGHPILMGRKTYESIGKPLPGRRNIILTQNTAFQAEGCEVIHSVQEALDAFRDQELFVIGGAEVFKLFADSVDRMYITFIEHEFEADTFMSDLDLSAWTLVSSEQGERNEKNPYEYYFRIYERQ, from the coding sequence ATGAGTATCTCATTTATTTTTGCCATGGATCGCAATCGTGCGATCGGTGTGAATAATCAATTGCCGTGGCATTTGCCAGGCGATTTAAAGTTTTTTAAAGCGGTGACGATGGGGCATCCGATTCTGATGGGACGTAAAACGTACGAGTCCATTGGCAAACCGCTGCCAGGCCGACGTAACATTATCTTAACGCAGAATACAGCGTTCCAAGCGGAAGGTTGCGAGGTGATCCACTCCGTGCAGGAGGCGCTGGATGCTTTCCGTGATCAGGAGCTCTTCGTGATTGGCGGTGCCGAGGTGTTTAAGCTGTTTGCAGACAGTGTGGACCGCATGTACATTACGTTCATTGAGCATGAATTCGAGGCTGACACGTTTATGTCTGACCTGGACTTATCCGCATGGACACTCGTGTCGAGTGAGCAAGGCGAACGCAACGAGAAGAACCCGTACGAGTACTATTTCCGTATCTACGAAAGACAATAG